A stretch of the Capsicum annuum cultivar UCD-10X-F1 chromosome 8, UCD10Xv1.1, whole genome shotgun sequence genome encodes the following:
- the LOC107840062 gene encoding 2-carboxy-1,4-naphthoquinone phytyltransferase, chloroplastic, which produces MALSATFNGPILASDFTKHCINSHAPTSSRNFIFTTCSLPSHAIQRSICCFRCSGRSGSVINLRWKEVEQRHSSLRGFFMCKVQQHDAISEEKEENISQATLIWRAIKLPIYSVALVPLTVGSAAAYLQTGLFSARRYFMLLASSIFIITWLNLSNDVYDFDTGADKDKKESVVNIVGSRTGTFIAAYLFLALGFLGLTYTSVEASNLRAILLLASSITCGYIYQCPPFRLSYQGLGEPLCFAAFGPFTTTAFYLLQSSTSELPITYTTLSASALVGFTTSLILFCSHFHQVEGDKAVGKFSPLVRLGTQAGSRIVKVAVATLYSGMLLLGFTQTLPFTCIILCALTIPVGKLVVSYVEKNHKDKAQIFMAKYYCVRFHVLFGVALTAGLVAAKMIARYPVPKPIF; this is translated from the exons ATGGCATTGTCAGCCACTTTCAATGGTCCAATTCTTGCTTCTGACTTCACTAAGCACTGTATAAACAGCCATGCTCCAACTTCTTCCAG GAATTTTATCTTCACAACTTGTTCACTACCATCACACGCCATACAAAGATCAATCTGTTGCTTCCGATGCTCTGGAAGATCTGGCAGTGTTATTAATTTAAGATGGAAAGAAGTCGAGCAACGGCACTCAAGCCTGAGAGGTTTCTTTATGTGTAAAGTGCAGCAACATGATGCTATCTctgaggaaaaagaagaaaatatctcACAAGCTACTTTGATATGGAGGGCAATCAAATTACCAATATACTCTGTAGCCTTAGTTCCTCTAACT GTGGGGAGTGCAGCTGCTTATTTGCAGACTGGCCTCTTTTCTGCTAGGCGTTATTTTATGCTATTGGCATCTTCAATTTTTATCATCACTTGGCTTAACTTAAG CAACGACGTTTATGATTTTGACACGGGAGCTGATAAGGACAAGAAAGAATCAGTTGTGAACATTGTTGGCAG CCGCACAGGAACATTCATCGCTGCTTACTTGTTTCTTGCCCTTGGTTTCTTGGGGCTTACTTATACATCTGTGGAGGCTTCAAATCTACGTGCTATATTACTATTAGCTTCTTCAATCACTTGTGGCTACATATACCAG TGCCCGCCATTTCGGTTAAGTTACCAAGGTCTGGGGGAACCCTTGTGCTTTGCTGCATTTGGTCCTTTTACTACGACTGCCTTTTACTTACTTCAAAGCAGCACCAG TGAGCTCCCAATCACATATACAACACTTTCAGCATCAGCACTTGTTGGTTTCACAACATCACTTATCCTGTTTTGTAGTCATTTCCACCAG GTAGAAGGGGATAAGGCCGTGGGAAAATTTTCTCCACTG GTTAGGCTTGGTACTCAAGCTGGTTCCAGAATTGTAAAAGTGGCTGTGGCAACACTCTATTCAGGGATGCTTCTTCTTGGTTTCACTCAAACACTTCCATTTACATGCATT ATTCTTTGTGCTTTAACTATACCAGTGGGAAAACTGGTAGTTAGCTATGTGGAGAAGAACCATAAG GACAAAGCACAGATCTTTATGGCAAAGTATTACTGTGTGAGATTTCATGTTCTATTTGGAGTGGCTTTGACTGCTGGCTTGGTAGCAGCTAAAATGATTGCTAGATATCCTGTTCCAAAACCAATATTCTGA
- the LOC107840063 gene encoding uncharacterized protein LOC107840063 — MQILSARLLALRDPGSRLLQPIYLCFKQVRYTFLGAQGLAVCNILHYGWHRPLYSEPIQHTHHIIATLQCTGSNHVTADICNPSRSHVLGGQHWTQAKKHTFLGAQGSWLLAPIPPAIQANQKTHLSWCPSVTGSNPHSQLCICT; from the exons ATGCAAATCTTGTCTGCACGATTGCTGGCACTGAGGGATCCGG GTTCTCGGCTATTGCAACCCATTTACCTGTGTTTCAAGCAAGTCAGATACACCTTTCTAGGTGCACAAG GCCTAGCTGTGTGTAACATTCTTCATTATGGCTGGCATCGTCCACTGTATTCCGAACCAATTCAGCACACTCACCACATTATTGCCACTTTGCAGTGTACAGGAAGTAACCATGTGACAGCTGACATATGTAATCCTTCGCGTTCTCATGTTCTCGGCGGTCAGCACTGGACCCAAGCTAAGAAACACACCTTTCTTGGTGCTCAAG GTTCTTGGCTGTTAGCACCCATTCCACCTGCAATTCAAGCAAATCAGAAGACGCACCTTTCTTGGTGCCCAAG TGTTACAGGAAGTAACCCACATTCTCAACTGTGCATTTGCACATGA
- the LOC107840065 gene encoding LMBR1 domain-containing protein 2 homolog A isoform X1, with amino-acid sequence MTIKTSFFLYYVLILLILALAARSEAGGIAIYWRQNGNEGTLVDTCATGNYDFVHVTFLSTFGSGRNAMLNPADHCDPYTPDGCVNTLSNHDTGQISFFWSWSYWSTFLLTWVAVPILQGYEDAGDFTITERLKTSAHANLIFYLCVGAIGLFGLVLLIVVQEYRIGNIPGFAMACSNTFGLVTGAFLLGFGLSEIPKGIWRCADWTPHQKILSHKVAKMAVKLDDAHQEFSNIIVVAQATSKQMSKRDPLRPYMNVIDKMLSQMLSEDPSFKPQGGNLGENDMDYDTDAKTMAALRRTLEIAREKYYRYKSEYMNFVTQALELEDTIKNFEHRNGTGWKYISSFRPERSGRLGSMLDMTELIWRCVLEKKLQKVLAILLGCMSASILLAEATILPSGVDLSLFSILINATKKDEMLVQVASFVPLMYMCMCTYYSLFKIGMLTFYSLTPRQTSSVSLLMICSMVARYAPPISYNFLNLIHLDNNAKTIFEKRMGNIDDAVPFFGRSFNKIYPLIMVVYTLLIASNFFDRVISYFGNWKIFKFLSEEADDLDGFDPSGLIILQKERSWLEQGHKVGELVVPLARNFQNASLDLESGSNNVLHETKPPTRLREEDDVSHSKPIKGEAQHESSKEEISAKHKAKRARQMKRENSISSNGRSKDRPLSSRDENSMMGIQAQPSRDLSSTWRSMQTGFRNFKSNMESKGFIPLHQFQDAGHSRASSTDSLDEIFDRIKRPGSESRNYDSDDDLYEGLKNSKPSR; translated from the exons ATGACAATCAAGACTTCATTTTTTCTGTATTATGTTCTAATATTATTGATTTTAGCATTAGCAGCAAGGTCTGAAGCAGGGGGAATTGCTATCTATTGGAGACAAAATGGCAATGAAGGGACACTAGTCGACACTTGTGCTACAGGGAACTATGACTTCGTGCACGTAACATTCCTTTCAACATTTGGCAGTGGTCGAAACGCGATGCTCAATCCAGCAGACCATTGTGATCCATACACTCCAGATGGATGTGTTAAC ACGCTATCGAATCATGATACGGGACAAATATCTTTCTTTTGGAGCTGGTCGTATTGGAGTACTTTCTTACTCACTTG GGTAGCGGTGCCTATACTTCAGGGTTATGAAGATGCAGGGGATTTCACTATAACTGAAAGACTGAAGACTAGTGCACATGCAAACTTAATTTTCTACTTATGCGTTGGAGCCATCGGGCTTTTTGGACTTGTCTTGCTCATTGTTGTTCAAGAATACCG GATAGGAAACATTCCTGGTTTTGCCATGGCTTGCTCCAATACATTTGGTCTCGTCACTGGTGCATTTCTTCTTGGCTTTGGTCTAAGTGAAATTCCAAAAGGCATCTGGAGGTGTGCAGATTGGACACCTCACCAAAAGATTCTCTCACACAAGGTGGCCAAAATGGCCGTCAAACTTGATGATGCTCATCAggaattttcaaatattatagtA GTAGCCCAAGCCACGTCAAAACAGATGTCAAAGCGTGATCCTTTGAGACCTTACATGAATGTCATAGACAAGATGCTGAGTCAGATG CTTAGCGAAGACCCCTCTTTTAAACCACAAGGTGGAAATTTAGGAGAAAATGATATGGATTATGACACTGATGCAAAAACAATGGCTGCACTTAGACGTACACTCGAGATAGCTCGAGAGAAATACTACCGGTACAAAAG CGAGTATATGAATTTTGTAACTCAAGCGCTTGAACTGGAAGATACCATAAAGAACTTTGAGCACCGTAATGGCACTGGATG GAAATACATATCAAGCTTCCGGCCTGAAAGAAGTGGAAGATTAGGATCTATGCTGGACATGACAG AGTTGATTTGGCGTTGTGTATTGGAAAAAAAACTTCAGAAAGTTTTGGCGATCCTTTTAGGCTGTATGTCAGCTTCTATACTTCTCGCCGAGGCAACAATTCTACCAAGTGGAGTTGATTTATCTCTCTTCTCTATTCTGATTAATGCCACAAAAAAGGACGAGATGCTTGTACAG GTTGCTTCGTTTGTTCCTTTAATGTATATGTGTATGTGCACATACTATTCCTTGTTCAAAATAGGAATGTTGACATTTTATTCATTGACTCCACGACAAACAAGTTCAGTCAGTTTGCTTATGATATGCTC GATGGTTGCACGCTATGCTCCTCCTATTTCATACAACTTTCTCAACCTTATCCATCTTGACAACAATGCAAAGACTATCTTTGAAAAG AGAATGGGGAATATTGATGATGCAGTCCCATTCTTTGGAAGAAGTTTCAATAAAATTTATCCACTTATTATGGTCGTCTACACCTTATTGATTGCGAGCAACTTTTTTGATCGGGTCATTAGCTATTTTGGGAACtggaaaattttcaaattcctGAGTGAAGAGGCTGATGATTTGGACGGATTTGATCCCTCAGGACTCATTATTCTGCAAAAAG AACGTTCTTGGCTTGAGCAAGGACATAAAGTAGGTGAACTTGTTGTTCCATTGGCAAGGAATTTCCAAAATGCAAGTTTGGATCTTGAATCTGGCAGCAATAATGTG CTCCATGAAACAAAACCACCGACAAGACTAAGGGAAGAAGATGATGTTAGCCATTCAAAACCTATCAAAGGAGAGGCACAACATGAGAGCAGCAAAGAAGAGATTAGTGCAAAGCACAAAGCAAAAAGAGCAAGACAGATGAAGAGAGAGAATAGCATAAGTTCAAATGGGAGGAGCAAGGACCGACCCTTGTCTTCACGGGATGAAAACTCCATGATGGGTATTCAAGCTCAACCTTCTAGAGACTTATCCTCGACTTGGAGATCAATGCAAACAGGTTTTCGCAACTTCAAGTCTAACATGGAATCGAAGGGATTCATCCCTTTACATCAATTTCAAGATGCAGGCCACAGTCGTGCTTCCTCAACTGACTCCCTGGATGAAATATTTGATAGGATAAAAAGACCAGGTTCAGAGTCCAGAAACTATGACAGTGATGATGATTTGTATGAaggtttgaaaaattcaaagCCAAGTAGATAA
- the LOC107840065 gene encoding LMBR1 domain-containing protein 2 homolog A isoform X2 — protein sequence MWVFYLISLPFTMGMVALTLWYFAGPDVPRYVRFTVGYTWFCSLSIIILVPADIWATLSNHDTGQISFFWSWSYWSTFLLTWVAVPILQGYEDAGDFTITERLKTSAHANLIFYLCVGAIGLFGLVLLIVVQEYRIGNIPGFAMACSNTFGLVTGAFLLGFGLSEIPKGIWRCADWTPHQKILSHKVAKMAVKLDDAHQEFSNIIVVAQATSKQMSKRDPLRPYMNVIDKMLSQMLSEDPSFKPQGGNLGENDMDYDTDAKTMAALRRTLEIAREKYYRYKSEYMNFVTQALELEDTIKNFEHRNGTGWKYISSFRPERSGRLGSMLDMTELIWRCVLEKKLQKVLAILLGCMSASILLAEATILPSGVDLSLFSILINATKKDEMLVQVASFVPLMYMCMCTYYSLFKIGMLTFYSLTPRQTSSVSLLMICSMVARYAPPISYNFLNLIHLDNNAKTIFEKRMGNIDDAVPFFGRSFNKIYPLIMVVYTLLIASNFFDRVISYFGNWKIFKFLSEEADDLDGFDPSGLIILQKERSWLEQGHKVGELVVPLARNFQNASLDLESGSNNVLHETKPPTRLREEDDVSHSKPIKGEAQHESSKEEISAKHKAKRARQMKRENSISSNGRSKDRPLSSRDENSMMGIQAQPSRDLSSTWRSMQTGFRNFKSNMESKGFIPLHQFQDAGHSRASSTDSLDEIFDRIKRPGSESRNYDSDDDLYEGLKNSKPSR from the exons ATGTGGGTGTTTTACCTGATATCGTTACCCTTCACCATGGGAATGGTTGCTCTAACGCTTTGGTACTTCGCCGGACCTGACGTACCTCGTTACGTTCGTTTCACCGTCGGTTACACCTGGTTCTGCTCTCTCTCTATCATCATCCTTGTTCCCGCCGATATCTGGGCT ACGCTATCGAATCATGATACGGGACAAATATCTTTCTTTTGGAGCTGGTCGTATTGGAGTACTTTCTTACTCACTTG GGTAGCGGTGCCTATACTTCAGGGTTATGAAGATGCAGGGGATTTCACTATAACTGAAAGACTGAAGACTAGTGCACATGCAAACTTAATTTTCTACTTATGCGTTGGAGCCATCGGGCTTTTTGGACTTGTCTTGCTCATTGTTGTTCAAGAATACCG GATAGGAAACATTCCTGGTTTTGCCATGGCTTGCTCCAATACATTTGGTCTCGTCACTGGTGCATTTCTTCTTGGCTTTGGTCTAAGTGAAATTCCAAAAGGCATCTGGAGGTGTGCAGATTGGACACCTCACCAAAAGATTCTCTCACACAAGGTGGCCAAAATGGCCGTCAAACTTGATGATGCTCATCAggaattttcaaatattatagtA GTAGCCCAAGCCACGTCAAAACAGATGTCAAAGCGTGATCCTTTGAGACCTTACATGAATGTCATAGACAAGATGCTGAGTCAGATG CTTAGCGAAGACCCCTCTTTTAAACCACAAGGTGGAAATTTAGGAGAAAATGATATGGATTATGACACTGATGCAAAAACAATGGCTGCACTTAGACGTACACTCGAGATAGCTCGAGAGAAATACTACCGGTACAAAAG CGAGTATATGAATTTTGTAACTCAAGCGCTTGAACTGGAAGATACCATAAAGAACTTTGAGCACCGTAATGGCACTGGATG GAAATACATATCAAGCTTCCGGCCTGAAAGAAGTGGAAGATTAGGATCTATGCTGGACATGACAG AGTTGATTTGGCGTTGTGTATTGGAAAAAAAACTTCAGAAAGTTTTGGCGATCCTTTTAGGCTGTATGTCAGCTTCTATACTTCTCGCCGAGGCAACAATTCTACCAAGTGGAGTTGATTTATCTCTCTTCTCTATTCTGATTAATGCCACAAAAAAGGACGAGATGCTTGTACAG GTTGCTTCGTTTGTTCCTTTAATGTATATGTGTATGTGCACATACTATTCCTTGTTCAAAATAGGAATGTTGACATTTTATTCATTGACTCCACGACAAACAAGTTCAGTCAGTTTGCTTATGATATGCTC GATGGTTGCACGCTATGCTCCTCCTATTTCATACAACTTTCTCAACCTTATCCATCTTGACAACAATGCAAAGACTATCTTTGAAAAG AGAATGGGGAATATTGATGATGCAGTCCCATTCTTTGGAAGAAGTTTCAATAAAATTTATCCACTTATTATGGTCGTCTACACCTTATTGATTGCGAGCAACTTTTTTGATCGGGTCATTAGCTATTTTGGGAACtggaaaattttcaaattcctGAGTGAAGAGGCTGATGATTTGGACGGATTTGATCCCTCAGGACTCATTATTCTGCAAAAAG AACGTTCTTGGCTTGAGCAAGGACATAAAGTAGGTGAACTTGTTGTTCCATTGGCAAGGAATTTCCAAAATGCAAGTTTGGATCTTGAATCTGGCAGCAATAATGTG CTCCATGAAACAAAACCACCGACAAGACTAAGGGAAGAAGATGATGTTAGCCATTCAAAACCTATCAAAGGAGAGGCACAACATGAGAGCAGCAAAGAAGAGATTAGTGCAAAGCACAAAGCAAAAAGAGCAAGACAGATGAAGAGAGAGAATAGCATAAGTTCAAATGGGAGGAGCAAGGACCGACCCTTGTCTTCACGGGATGAAAACTCCATGATGGGTATTCAAGCTCAACCTTCTAGAGACTTATCCTCGACTTGGAGATCAATGCAAACAGGTTTTCGCAACTTCAAGTCTAACATGGAATCGAAGGGATTCATCCCTTTACATCAATTTCAAGATGCAGGCCACAGTCGTGCTTCCTCAACTGACTCCCTGGATGAAATATTTGATAGGATAAAAAGACCAGGTTCAGAGTCCAGAAACTATGACAGTGATGATGATTTGTATGAaggtttgaaaaattcaaagCCAAGTAGATAA
- the LOC107840064 gene encoding endo-1,4-beta-xylanase 5 — MATLGNNGFIFSLFLAGYLVHAGTPYDYSATIECLKQPLDPQYGGGLIANPGFDKGIEAWKVDGHVEIETRESGGNKFIVAYNRTTPFTVSQSFHLKDGLFYAFSAWVQLSEGSDIVVATIYNSVKKTVSTVGSVIAKSGCWSMIKGGLTVDHNANAVLHFQSNNTRSELMVDSVSLKEFTKYEWQENRLKNIEKVRKRTLRVNVANKDGKKIGGAKINIQQRKLQFVIGCATPSSILMSESYQKWFVSRFTTAVFDNEMKWYYVEALQGRENYSTPDAMVKFFEDHGIDVRGHNILWGADNIQRWLKDLPPRQLLSESVRRMGSVMSRYAGKLVAWDVVNENLHHPLFEERLGKNASAIFYKIASSLDSRATMFLNEYNTLEHPGDMASIPSKYVEKLQEIKAFPGNEELVIGIGLQGHFDGHPNIPYVRAVFDLLGETKMPIWLTELNVVSCSKQAYYLEEIMREAFAHPAVKGMMIWIGWKPERCNEMCLLNYKLQNSPSGDVVDKLLAEWKTTNLRGVTDNAGAFEVKVFHGDYDVTVYNPDTGANVTKKVKVYDDKSEKLDVSISL; from the exons ATGGCTACACTTGGAAACAATGGATTCATTTTCTCCTTGTTTTTGGCAG GATATTTGGTTCATGCCGGTACACCTTACGACTATTCAGCAACAATAGAG TGCCTCAAGCAGCCATTGGATCCTCAATATGGAGGAGGCTTAATTGCAAATCCTGGTTTTGACAAAGGCATAGAAGCATGGAAAGTAGATGGTCATGTAGAAATTGAAACAAGGGAGTCTGGTGGAAACAAATTTATTGTGGCTTACAATAGAACCACGCCTTTTACTGTCTCACAGTCTTTTCACTTGAAGGACGGCCTATTTTACGCGTTTTCAG CTTGGGTTCAGTTAAGTGAAGGATCAGATATTGTGGTTGCCACGATTTATAACTCAGTCAAAAAAACTGTTAGTACTGTGGGATCAGTAATAGCTAAATCTGGTTGTTGGTCTATGATCAAAGGTGGTCTCACTGTTGATCATAATGCAAATGCAGTACTCCATTTTCAG AGCAATAACACCAGGTCCGAGTTGATGGTTGATAGTGTTTCTCTGAAAGAATTTACCAAATATGAATGGCAGGAAAATCgattgaaaaatatagagaag GTCCGGAAGAGAACATTGAGAGTAAATGTAGCAAATAAGGATGGCAAGAAAATTGGAGGAGCAAAAATCAACATTCAACAGAGAAAACTTCAATTCGTAATTGGATGCGCGACACCATCGTCCATTTTAATGTCTGAATCGTATCAAAAATGGTTCGTGTCCAGGTTCACAACAGCAGTTTTCGACAATGAGATGAAATGGTACTATGTCGAAGCATTACAAGGCCGCGAAAATTATAGTACCCCAGATGCCATGGTCAAATTCTTTGAAGACCATGGAATTGATGTCAGAGGACATAATATCTTATGGGGAGCAGATAATATCCAACGTTGGTTAAAAGATTTACCACCAAGACAACTTTTAAGCGAATCTGTACGACGAATGGGTAGCGTTATGTCAAGATATGCAG GTAAATTGGTTGCTTGGGATGTTGTAAATGAGAATTTACATCACCCACTATTTGAGGAAAGACTCGGGAAAAATGCTTCAGCTATCTTTTACAAGATTGCAAGTTCACTAGACAGCAGAGCCACTATGTTCTTGAATGAGTATAACACATTAGAGCACCCTGGTGATATGGCTTCTATACCTTCCAAATATGTCGAAAAGCTTCAGGAGATTAAGGCATTTCCAGGGAATGAGGAGTTGGTGATTGGAATTGGACTTCAAGGACACTTTGATGGACATCCTAATATACCATATGTTCGTGCTGTCTTCGATTTGTTAGGTGAAACTAAAATGCCCATTTGGCTCACCGAGCTAAACGTTGTGTCCTGTTCCAAACAG GCTTATTATTTGGAAGAAATCATGAGGGAAGCGTTTGCGCATCCAGCTGTGAAAGGGATGATGATATGGATAGGATGGAAGCCAGAGAGATGCAATGAGATGTGTCTGTTAAATTACAAATTGCAAAATTCGCCATCAGGTGATGTGGTTGACAAGTTACTTGCTGAATGGAAGACAACAAACTTAAGGGGTGTTACAGACAATGCAGGTGCTTTTGAGGTTAAGGTTTTCCATGGGGACTATGATGTCACAGTTTACAATCCAGATACAGGTGCCAATGTCACAAAGAAAGTGAAGGTCTATGATGACAAGTCTGAAAAACTCGATGTTTCGATTAGTCTGTGA